A window of Thermococcus aggregans contains these coding sequences:
- a CDS encoding DegT/DnrJ/EryC1/StrS family aminotransferase: MIPIAKPLIGDEEINAVIEVLKSGMLTSGKEVEAFEKEFAQYLGAKHAIAVTNGTAALDVALKALKIGPGDEVITTPFTFIASANAILFQGAKPVFADIDPKTFNLDPNDVLEKITDKTKAIVVVHLYGQPADMKAFKEIAEDYKLYLIEDCAQAHGAEFEGQKVGTFGDIAAFSFYPTKNMTTGEGGMVVTNNDELARRADLIRNHGQAEKYLHVELGYNLRMTNIAAAIGRAQLKKLDAWNEKRIENAKLLSEGIEKIKGLTPPYVDPRVKHVFHQYVIRVEDEFPLSRDELMAKLREKGIGTAVHYPMPVHWQPLYQKLGYPKDICPNAIEASKRVLSLPVHPAVSEEDIAYIITILEELSS; the protein is encoded by the coding sequence ATGATTCCGATTGCTAAACCTTTGATTGGAGATGAAGAAATAAACGCTGTTATTGAGGTTTTGAAGAGCGGAATGCTTACAAGCGGAAAGGAAGTTGAGGCTTTTGAAAAAGAGTTCGCCCAATACTTGGGAGCAAAACATGCTATTGCAGTGACCAACGGTACAGCAGCTTTGGATGTTGCCTTAAAAGCCCTCAAAATCGGCCCCGGCGATGAAGTCATAACAACGCCCTTCACCTTCATAGCATCTGCAAACGCGATTCTATTCCAAGGAGCAAAGCCCGTTTTTGCAGACATAGATCCAAAGACGTTCAACCTCGACCCAAACGATGTTCTTGAGAAAATAACGGACAAAACGAAAGCCATAGTTGTCGTTCACCTCTACGGCCAGCCGGCCGATATGAAGGCATTCAAGGAAATTGCCGAGGACTACAAGCTTTATCTAATTGAGGACTGCGCCCAAGCCCACGGTGCAGAGTTTGAAGGCCAAAAGGTGGGGACCTTTGGCGACATTGCCGCGTTCAGCTTCTATCCCACAAAGAACATGACCACCGGCGAGGGCGGGATGGTCGTAACCAATAATGACGAGTTAGCCAGGAGGGCAGATTTAATTAGAAACCATGGCCAAGCGGAGAAGTACCTGCATGTGGAGCTCGGCTACAATCTAAGGATGACCAACATTGCTGCTGCAATCGGCAGGGCCCAGCTCAAAAAGCTCGATGCTTGGAACGAAAAGAGAATTGAGAATGCCAAACTGCTAAGCGAGGGCATAGAGAAAATCAAGGGATTAACACCACCCTATGTTGATCCTCGCGTAAAACACGTCTTCCACCAGTACGTGATTAGAGTTGAAGATGAGTTTCCGCTAAGCAGAGATGAGCTCATGGCAAAGCTCAGGGAGAAAGGAATCGGAACTGCGGTGCATTACCCAATGCCCGTCCATTGGCAACCTCTCTACCAGAAGCTCGGCTATCCAAAGGACATCTGTCCAAACGCAATCGAAGCCTCGAAGAGAGTGCTGAGCTTACCGGTGCATCCAGCCGTCAGCGAGGAGGACATAGCTTATATAATAACCATCCTTGAAGAGCTTTCTTCTTGA
- a CDS encoding glycosyltransferase family 2 protein yields MELPFVSVIIPAYNEEKYLGKCLGEWVNQDYPKEKYEILVYDGMSTDRTAEIVKDFERRYPDLVKYRKNPKKRQVYAFNMGIREARGEFFIIFGAHAYPERDFLRKSIETFLEVKEKEPKLAGVGGKIVKLYENRLAKFVALIYSSPLSGASTFWYEEKPHFAKTVAFALYDKKIAEEIGGFDEDMITGNDFEFNLRINKRGYKLFFNPEIRSYYYARSTWRGFLKQTFNYGAVKAMALRKGYFSPLWLAPLGFLGFEVLIPFWRFLVPLFALYWAGLFGEGVRLWRKTKNVDALALPPVMWLFHNLISLGFIAGLMVGKKAFR; encoded by the coding sequence ATGGAGCTTCCCTTTGTGAGTGTTATAATTCCAGCGTATAATGAGGAAAAATACCTCGGGAAGTGCCTCGGGGAGTGGGTCAATCAGGATTATCCGAAGGAAAAGTATGAGATACTGGTTTACGATGGTATGAGCACCGATAGAACCGCTGAGATAGTGAAAGATTTTGAGCGCAGGTATCCAGACCTCGTGAAATACCGGAAGAACCCGAAGAAAAGACAGGTCTACGCTTTCAACATGGGGATCCGCGAGGCCAGGGGGGAGTTCTTCATAATCTTCGGTGCCCATGCGTATCCGGAGAGGGATTTCTTGAGAAAGAGCATTGAGACTTTTCTGGAGGTCAAAGAAAAGGAACCAAAGCTTGCCGGTGTTGGGGGTAAGATAGTTAAACTCTATGAGAACCGGCTAGCCAAGTTCGTGGCCTTGATTTACTCTTCTCCTCTCTCTGGCGCAAGCACGTTCTGGTACGAAGAAAAGCCACACTTCGCCAAGACCGTCGCTTTCGCGCTCTACGACAAAAAAATCGCCGAAGAGATCGGGGGCTTTGATGAGGACATGATAACCGGAAACGACTTTGAGTTCAACCTCAGGATAAACAAGAGGGGGTATAAACTGTTCTTCAACCCGGAAATCAGGAGTTATTATTATGCCCGCTCTACGTGGAGGGGGTTTTTAAAGCAAACGTTTAACTACGGCGCCGTTAAGGCAATGGCGCTCAGGAAGGGATATTTTTCACCCCTCTGGCTCGCTCCACTCGGCTTCCTTGGGTTTGAGGTATTGATTCCCTTCTGGCGTTTTTTAGTTCCTCTCTTTGCCCTGTACTGGGCCGGTCTCTTCGGAGAGGGAGTCAGGCTCTGGAGAAAGACTAAAAACGTTGATGCCCTTGCCCTACCCCCGGTGATGTGGCTGTTCCACAACTTGATAAGCCTCGGTTTCATAGCCGGGCTGATGGTGGGAAAGAAAGCTTTCAGGTGA
- a CDS encoding glycosyltransferase family 4 protein: MRVVMLVTNPFKPDPRVYKEAKSLVNAGHEVIVLAWDREGKYPRKETVEGIRVVRFGPKSRYGSFFDFLVKLPIFYIKAFIFMAKKDFDAIHTHDFDTAFLGLLFKYIKGKKWVYDVHDLYHTFFEVEGKSTLFSRLLAEIVKRIDAFFAKCSDRLIVATQSIGGKHEGLREYYIREGIEAEKITTIWNVPILAQFSTQRIPPKKSREGFVIGFIGTIRTISNFIPLFEAVKTLNFPVKLLFVGGGKSLDELRKIVMERYRGLNVEFTGSVPYHMIQEYYRECSAIYSVYPYRENIRRAIAIKVFEATSLGVPVVVNSDTLMEDFVDEYRCGVATTLSLGDIKRALSSLGRIKFNPKHIVKKWNWERESEKLKRIYHQ; the protein is encoded by the coding sequence ATGAGGGTAGTTATGCTGGTCACGAACCCATTTAAACCAGATCCGCGCGTTTATAAGGAGGCCAAAAGCCTCGTTAATGCTGGGCACGAGGTCATTGTCTTAGCGTGGGATAGGGAAGGGAAGTATCCGAGGAAAGAAACCGTCGAAGGAATTCGGGTTGTGAGGTTTGGGCCTAAGTCAAGATACGGCAGTTTTTTTGACTTCTTGGTTAAGCTTCCTATCTTCTACATCAAAGCATTCATTTTCATGGCGAAGAAGGATTTCGATGCAATCCACACCCACGATTTTGATACTGCTTTTTTGGGGCTCCTTTTCAAGTACATTAAGGGCAAGAAGTGGGTCTATGATGTGCACGATCTCTACCACACTTTTTTTGAAGTCGAGGGTAAATCCACTCTATTTTCCCGCTTGCTTGCCGAGATTGTCAAGCGGATTGATGCCTTCTTTGCCAAGTGCTCCGACCGCTTAATCGTGGCGACCCAATCGATAGGTGGAAAACATGAGGGGCTAAGGGAGTACTATATCCGGGAGGGAATTGAGGCCGAGAAAATAACGACGATATGGAACGTCCCTATTCTTGCACAGTTTAGCACACAAAGGATACCTCCAAAAAAAAGTAGGGAGGGGTTTGTTATAGGATTCATCGGAACCATACGGACGATTTCAAATTTCATTCCCCTCTTTGAGGCCGTAAAAACTCTGAACTTTCCCGTAAAACTGCTGTTCGTCGGCGGTGGGAAAAGTCTTGATGAGCTCCGAAAGATCGTTATGGAGCGGTATAGAGGCCTTAATGTGGAATTCACAGGAAGCGTGCCATATCATATGATCCAGGAGTATTATCGTGAGTGTAGCGCTATATACTCAGTTTACCCATACAGAGAAAACATCCGAAGAGCAATTGCAATAAAGGTGTTTGAGGCCACATCACTGGGGGTTCCCGTTGTAGTGAACAGTGATACCCTGATGGAGGATTTCGTCGATGAGTACAGGTGTGGGGTAGCCACAACCTTAAGTTTGGGGGATATCAAGCGAGCATTGAGTTCACTGGGCAGAATCAAGTTCAATCCAAAACACATCGTCAAAAAATGGAACTGGGAGCGTGAGTCAGAAAAATTAAAAAGAATATATCACCAGTAG
- a CDS encoding glycosyltransferase family 4 protein, producing MSEFKDKNLLIITNSYPDEDNRHYGGIFVKEQVRYLARHFNGIYIISPQPYGSNRNLRDYEYDNVRVYYPRFFHLPVEFFRKRLGDNFFKAAMRVIKREKLEFDLIHAHFTWPGGYAGVKLAKEFEVPVVITIHENRDWFLREYNSGNEKIYWTWKNATALIRVNKKDVPLLREFNPNVYSIPNGFNPGRLKIIEKKAARAELGLKDDAKIIFSLGALIERKGFHYLIDAMHLVIRKRKDVICFVGGSGPLKKRLQQQINRLGLQNHVKLLGFVPDDQLALWMNAADLFVLPSLSEGNPTVMFEALGVGLPFIGTTVGGVPEIIISDDYGLLCSPADPECLAEKILIALEKDWDREKIREYAGQFTWENIVKEIIKIATKIMQ from the coding sequence ATGAGTGAATTTAAGGATAAAAACTTGCTGATAATCACGAACTCGTATCCCGATGAGGACAACCGGCACTACGGCGGGATTTTTGTTAAAGAGCAGGTCAGGTATCTTGCCAGACATTTTAATGGGATCTATATAATCTCCCCCCAACCTTATGGCTCTAACAGGAACCTCCGTGATTATGAGTACGATAACGTTAGAGTTTACTACCCGAGGTTCTTCCACCTGCCCGTTGAGTTCTTCAGAAAACGCCTCGGTGATAACTTCTTCAAAGCCGCTATGCGGGTTATCAAGCGTGAGAAACTGGAGTTCGATTTAATTCACGCTCACTTTACGTGGCCAGGCGGGTATGCAGGGGTTAAGCTTGCTAAGGAGTTTGAAGTTCCCGTTGTGATTACAATCCACGAGAACAGGGATTGGTTTTTGAGGGAGTATAATTCTGGAAACGAGAAGATTTACTGGACGTGGAAGAATGCCACGGCGTTGATAAGAGTTAATAAAAAAGACGTGCCTTTGTTGAGGGAGTTTAATCCCAACGTCTATTCCATTCCAAATGGTTTTAATCCAGGGCGGTTGAAGATTATTGAGAAGAAAGCTGCGAGGGCAGAGCTTGGACTTAAAGATGATGCAAAGATAATCTTTTCATTGGGTGCATTGATAGAGCGGAAGGGATTTCACTACCTCATTGATGCAATGCACCTTGTCATAAGGAAGAGGAAAGACGTTATTTGCTTCGTTGGAGGAAGTGGGCCTCTCAAAAAGAGGCTCCAGCAACAGATAAACAGGCTTGGTCTTCAGAATCATGTTAAACTGTTGGGCTTTGTCCCAGATGACCAGCTTGCCCTCTGGATGAACGCCGCTGATTTATTTGTATTACCAAGCCTTAGTGAAGGGAATCCCACCGTCATGTTTGAGGCTCTTGGAGTTGGTTTGCCGTTTATTGGGACTACTGTTGGAGGAGTTCCGGAGATAATAATATCGGATGACTATGGCTTGCTCTGCTCGCCAGCTGATCCTGAATGCTTGGCGGAGAAAATTTTAATAGCTCTCGAAAAAGACTGGGACAGGGAGAAAATAAGGGAGTATGCGGGGCAATTCACATGGGAAAATATTGTGAAGGAGATAATAAAAATAGCTACTAAAATCATGCAATGA
- a CDS encoding UDP-N-acetylglucosamine 3-dehydrogenase, with protein sequence MLRVGVVGVGNMGFHHARIYSELAKEGKIELVGVADANLERAKEVASQFRTKAFGDYRELVKEGIDAVSIAVPTSLHKKVALEFIENGVSVLVEKPIAESIESAQEIIRAAKKNDVTLMVGHVERFNPAVLKLKESISNGLLGKIVTMNAKRVGPMVVRIADVGVIIDLAVHDIDVMSFLADSKVKEVYAKARNVKHPSGVDDYALILLSFKHNVDGIIETNRLTPHKTRTLNVVGTEGIAYLDYINQTLQIYDEKWVRKAKIQKQEPLRIEIEHFINCVVNKERPLVSGEDGLHALEVAVKALESANKDEVVKLR encoded by the coding sequence ATGCTTCGAGTTGGAGTAGTCGGCGTTGGGAACATGGGCTTCCATCATGCGAGGATTTATTCGGAATTAGCGAAAGAAGGAAAGATTGAACTCGTTGGAGTTGCTGACGCAAACTTAGAGCGAGCCAAAGAGGTTGCTTCCCAATTCAGAACAAAGGCTTTTGGAGATTACAGGGAGCTTGTAAAAGAGGGAATAGACGCCGTTAGCATTGCCGTTCCAACTTCTCTCCACAAAAAGGTTGCTCTGGAGTTTATTGAAAACGGTGTTAGCGTTTTGGTGGAGAAGCCCATTGCGGAGAGCATCGAGAGTGCCCAGGAGATAATAAGGGCTGCAAAAAAGAATGATGTCACTTTAATGGTCGGGCATGTGGAGAGGTTTAATCCGGCGGTACTAAAGCTGAAGGAGAGCATAAGCAACGGACTTCTGGGTAAGATAGTTACAATGAACGCCAAAAGGGTCGGGCCCATGGTTGTTAGGATAGCCGATGTGGGCGTAATAATTGATCTGGCCGTTCATGACATCGATGTTATGAGCTTTCTTGCGGATTCCAAGGTAAAAGAAGTGTATGCGAAAGCGAGAAATGTAAAGCATCCATCTGGAGTTGACGATTACGCTCTCATACTCTTAAGCTTTAAGCACAATGTCGATGGTATCATAGAGACCAACCGCTTAACGCCCCATAAGACGAGAACCCTAAACGTCGTGGGCACTGAGGGCATAGCTTACCTCGACTACATCAACCAGACGTTGCAGATATACGATGAAAAATGGGTCAGGAAGGCCAAGATTCAAAAGCAAGAGCCCTTGAGAATCGAGATTGAACACTTCATTAACTGCGTGGTCAACAAAGAGAGACCACTAGTGAGTGGAGAAGACGGGTTGCATGCACTTGAAGTTGCAGTTAAAGCCCTCGAAAGTGCAAATAAAGACGAGGTAGTAAAACTAAGGTGA
- a CDS encoding acyltransferase, protein MIQKYFVHPLAVVEEGTEIGEGTRIWHFAHIRKGAKIGKNCNIGKDVYIDVGVEIGNNVKIQNGVSVYRGVKVEDDVFLGPHMTFTNDLYPRAFNEDWEVVPTLVKKGASIGAHATIVCGVTIGEYAMVGAGAVVTKDVPPFGLVFGNPARLKGFVCYCGRPLKEKVGEDEEGIIFKCSHCGREVKIRKEDYERYLREKDL, encoded by the coding sequence ATGATTCAAAAATATTTCGTTCATCCCTTGGCCGTTGTGGAAGAAGGGACTGAAATCGGAGAAGGAACCAGAATATGGCACTTCGCCCATATAAGAAAAGGCGCTAAAATTGGGAAGAATTGCAATATTGGGAAAGATGTTTATATCGACGTGGGAGTCGAGATAGGCAACAACGTTAAAATTCAAAATGGCGTTAGCGTTTATCGTGGAGTAAAAGTCGAAGATGACGTCTTTCTCGGCCCGCACATGACCTTTACCAACGACCTCTATCCACGGGCGTTCAACGAGGACTGGGAAGTCGTGCCGACTTTAGTTAAAAAGGGAGCAAGCATAGGGGCCCACGCGACAATAGTTTGCGGCGTGACAATCGGCGAGTACGCAATGGTTGGCGCTGGGGCTGTTGTTACCAAAGACGTTCCACCATTCGGGCTGGTATTTGGAAACCCTGCCCGTTTGAAGGGCTTCGTCTGCTACTGCGGAAGGCCCCTCAAAGAAAAGGTGGGTGAGGATGAGGAGGGAATAATCTTTAAGTGCTCCCACTGCGGGAGAGAAGTGAAAATCAGAAAGGAGGATTATGAAAGATATCTCAGGGAGAAAGATTTGTGA
- a CDS encoding flippase, which yields MTESLKLRLIKNAGWLFSAEIISKLLAYGVIVILSRTLGPEGLGQYSFIFYYVGLLGIFRDLGVGYYFMREVARDKSRLKELLPDVLGLKIVLAVINFLIIVGITLFLPKPEWIKVLIVLAGAEAILTWISLLFTYIMYSHEVTKYEAIARTVERFWAFFVGGAVLYVFKSLPPFIVALLVGYTLRELLRIRWGLRFVDELRVCFRPEVWKTILKKSYPFWFIGLFTLIYYRTDMVMLSLLRGDYETGIYRAAFTLIEVSLFIPNIVISTTMPSMARLWKEDRKTLEVLFRRSFQVLLLIGLLGTAGYYTLARIGILFVFGEKFLPSVPVLKILAFAVPFMFLNSLFGSYMNATGRELTFTKITGFTALLNVVLNYVLILKYGAEGAAVATVVSQGVATIGGLLSEGMP from the coding sequence ATGACGGAGAGCTTAAAACTAAGGCTGATCAAAAACGCAGGCTGGCTTTTCAGTGCTGAAATTATCTCAAAGCTATTAGCCTATGGTGTGATAGTTATTTTGAGCAGAACCCTCGGCCCGGAAGGCCTGGGGCAGTACTCCTTTATATTCTACTATGTGGGGCTTTTGGGGATATTTCGTGATCTGGGCGTTGGTTACTACTTCATGCGTGAGGTCGCGAGGGACAAAAGCAGGCTGAAAGAGTTGCTCCCGGACGTCTTGGGTCTCAAGATAGTTTTAGCGGTTATTAACTTCTTAATAATTGTAGGAATTACACTTTTCCTCCCAAAGCCTGAGTGGATAAAGGTTCTTATCGTTCTGGCAGGGGCAGAGGCCATACTAACCTGGATCTCCCTGCTTTTCACGTACATTATGTATTCCCACGAAGTTACCAAGTACGAGGCAATTGCGAGGACCGTTGAGAGGTTCTGGGCTTTCTTCGTCGGCGGAGCCGTTTTGTACGTGTTTAAATCCCTCCCACCATTTATAGTTGCGCTTCTGGTCGGTTATACGCTGAGGGAACTCCTGAGGATAAGATGGGGACTTCGGTTCGTTGATGAACTCAGGGTTTGCTTTAGACCTGAGGTCTGGAAGACCATTCTTAAGAAATCGTATCCATTCTGGTTCATAGGATTATTCACGCTCATCTACTACCGCACTGATATGGTGATGCTTAGCCTTCTGAGGGGAGATTATGAAACGGGAATTTACAGAGCGGCCTTTACGCTCATAGAGGTCTCACTCTTCATCCCAAACATAGTTATCTCAACGACGATGCCCTCGATGGCGAGGTTGTGGAAGGAAGATAGAAAAACGCTTGAGGTGCTCTTCAGGCGGAGCTTTCAGGTGCTCCTGCTCATAGGCCTCCTTGGAACCGCTGGATACTACACCCTCGCCAGGATTGGAATTCTATTCGTCTTCGGGGAGAAGTTCCTGCCGAGTGTCCCCGTGCTGAAGATTTTGGCGTTTGCCGTTCCCTTCATGTTCCTCAACTCCCTCTTTGGGAGCTACATGAACGCAACCGGGAGGGAGCTGACCTTTACGAAGATCACAGGGTTTACGGCGTTGCTGAACGTGGTTCTAAACTACGTTCTGATACTGAAATATGGTGCCGAGGGGGCGGCGGTGGCGACGGTGGTGAGTCAGGGAGTTGCAACTATCGGGGGTCTCTTATCAGAAGGCATGCCATAA
- a CDS encoding ATP-binding protein — translation MKIRKFVNRKEELETLEKLYNRKGFTLVLVTGRRRIGKSRLVREFLTNKNAIAVQFEKRVWEYNLTKLNRAIGRYFGIPVPNFSTFSDAFRFIGSQARERLIVFLDEFSYLLRYSEVEAEFQSIVDEILADSNIMLVLSASSVGLLKRSFFDYSSPLYGRSDATLNLQPLKFKHLFEWFEGINPEEAVKIYAVTSGVPRYLELFEGENAEKEIEKNFFDPNAFLFREAKELLEEEFREPETYYTILEAVAEGKTRVNEIAQHSFIEPKNTARYLRILEDLGILKRELPVARKAKRGIYRFRDLYFAFWFRFVAPYFEEIESGFPDGAIEEFRRDFNQYVGFAFEEIAKQFLIGLNREGRLPFKFTKIGRWWHKGEEIDIVALSKREKKALFVEAKWKELSEKKALEILENLEGKAEAVGLDGWEKNYGLVAKRVENKEELEEKGFLVWDLKDFEA, via the coding sequence ATGAAGATTCGAAAATTTGTAAACCGGAAAGAAGAACTCGAAACCCTTGAGAAACTTTACAATAGGAAAGGCTTCACTCTTGTGCTTGTTACCGGTAGAAGAAGGATAGGTAAAAGCAGGCTCGTGAGGGAGTTCTTAACAAACAAGAACGCAATAGCAGTCCAATTTGAGAAGAGGGTCTGGGAATATAACCTTACAAAACTCAACAGGGCGATAGGAAGGTACTTTGGCATCCCTGTGCCAAACTTTTCAACCTTCTCAGATGCTTTCCGTTTCATAGGCTCACAGGCAAGAGAGAGGCTTATAGTCTTCCTCGACGAATTTTCCTACCTGCTCCGGTATTCTGAAGTCGAGGCCGAATTCCAGAGTATAGTGGACGAAATTTTGGCCGACAGTAATATAATGCTCGTCCTATCAGCTTCATCCGTTGGCCTTCTGAAGAGGAGCTTCTTCGATTACTCAAGTCCACTCTATGGGAGAAGTGATGCAACCCTTAACCTCCAGCCCTTAAAGTTTAAACACCTCTTTGAGTGGTTTGAGGGTATAAATCCAGAGGAAGCCGTGAAGATTTATGCAGTAACTTCTGGCGTTCCAAGATATCTTGAGCTCTTTGAAGGCGAAAATGCAGAAAAGGAAATTGAAAAGAACTTCTTTGATCCAAATGCATTTCTATTCAGAGAAGCCAAAGAGCTCTTAGAGGAGGAGTTCAGGGAGCCGGAGACATACTACACAATACTTGAGGCGGTAGCTGAAGGGAAAACACGCGTCAATGAGATAGCCCAGCACTCTTTTATCGAGCCTAAAAACACGGCCCGCTATCTGAGGATACTCGAGGACTTGGGGATACTAAAGAGGGAACTCCCTGTGGCAAGAAAGGCAAAGAGAGGGATTTACCGCTTCAGAGACCTCTACTTTGCTTTCTGGTTCCGTTTTGTGGCACCCTATTTCGAGGAAATCGAGAGTGGTTTTCCAGATGGGGCCATTGAGGAGTTCAGGCGGGACTTCAACCAGTATGTAGGCTTTGCTTTCGAAGAAATAGCAAAGCAGTTTTTAATAGGGCTCAATCGCGAAGGGAGGTTACCGTTCAAGTTCACAAAGATCGGCCGCTGGTGGCACAAGGGGGAGGAGATCGACATTGTTGCACTGAGCAAGAGAGAAAAGAAGGCCCTTTTTGTTGAAGCCAAGTGGAAGGAGCTGAGTGAGAAAAAAGCCCTAGAAATCTTGGAAAACTTGGAGGGCAAGGCTGAAGCTGTGGGGCTAGATGGGTGGGAGAAAAACTATGGATTGGTGGCAAAAAGAGTCGAGAATAAAGAAGAATTAGAAGAGAAGGGTTTTCTGGTGTGGGATTTGAAGGACTTTGAAGCCTGA
- a CDS encoding sugar phosphate nucleotidyltransferase — protein sequence MKVLIMAGGYATRLWPITKGKPKPLLPVGDKYIIDYILEKVRELDLEVYVSTNKFFERHFKKWAERSGVELIVEETLSEEEKLGTIGAIKYAVSKIGIDDYLIVAGDNLFSFSLKEFLRRYNGKPLIAVYDVGDFELAKRYGVVVVEGDKVIDFQEKPLQPKSTLVSTGVYALPKEIVERIDEYLADGNRDSPGYFIEWLLKKGVEIHAYKFDDYWYDIGSADSYLEAMKTLLKESQIEEIQISPYSKIIPPVVIKKGTKILGRSIVGPYAYIGENCVIENSDVSDSIIFDNTVIRGSTIWRSIIDEKCEIRNLELKKSLVGGHAKIQRGD from the coding sequence ATGAAAGTCCTTATAATGGCTGGCGGCTATGCCACTCGTTTGTGGCCGATAACGAAGGGAAAGCCCAAGCCTTTACTGCCAGTGGGAGACAAGTACATAATCGATTACATCCTCGAGAAAGTTAGGGAGCTCGATTTGGAAGTTTACGTATCCACCAACAAGTTCTTTGAGCGGCATTTCAAAAAGTGGGCCGAGAGAAGCGGTGTAGAGCTTATCGTTGAGGAGACCCTAAGCGAGGAAGAGAAGCTCGGAACCATTGGAGCGATTAAATACGCAGTTTCAAAAATTGGAATTGATGATTACCTTATAGTTGCCGGCGATAACTTGTTCTCATTCTCGCTTAAAGAGTTCCTAAGGCGCTACAACGGAAAGCCGCTAATAGCTGTTTACGACGTTGGGGATTTTGAGCTCGCAAAGAGGTACGGCGTTGTTGTAGTTGAAGGGGATAAGGTAATTGACTTCCAGGAGAAGCCACTCCAACCCAAGTCAACGCTCGTAAGCACTGGTGTTTATGCTCTTCCAAAGGAGATAGTTGAGAGGATCGATGAATACCTAGCTGACGGCAACAGGGACTCGCCGGGCTACTTCATAGAGTGGCTCCTCAAGAAGGGCGTTGAGATTCATGCTTACAAGTTCGACGACTACTGGTACGACATAGGTTCTGCCGATAGTTATTTGGAGGCCATGAAGACCCTTTTGAAAGAGAGTCAGATTGAAGAGATCCAGATAAGTCCCTATTCTAAGATAATTCCCCCAGTGGTTATAAAGAAGGGCACAAAGATTCTTGGGAGGTCGATAGTTGGACCTTATGCTTATATAGGCGAGAACTGCGTCATAGAGAACTCCGATGTTAGCGACTCAATAATCTTTGACAACACTGTTATCAGGGGTTCTACAATATGGCGTTCTATAATCGATGAGAAGTGTGAAATAAGAAACCTTGAGCTTAAGAAGAGCTTAGTTGGTGGACATGCTAAGATACAGAGGGGAGATTAG